The Polluticoccus soli sequence GAATAGCCCAAAGAAGTGGATTCAAAGTATCTTCCTGCCCGCAAACTCTCCTGGCAAACTTGTATCGCGTAATTATCCTGCTATCGAAATTGTATTCAGGATGAAACTCTACGATACAGCGTTCGTTGCCTTTATGTTCAAACACGGCTGAATCGTACACCTGCCAGTTGTTTATCGCATATGTTAGTCTAGCAGTAGGTTCTTCTCCGTTAAAATACATTTTCTCGCAAATGTAGTTCTCGGAAGAAAAATGATTGTTCCCTTCAAAATTGCATCGCTTAATGATCATTACTTGTTGCTGGGCATCAGCAGCTAAGCAACAAAGCAGGTAGGAAATCAGATTTATGTATCTGATGACTTTAGACATGAAACTAAGATATTTAATGTGGTGTCAGGTGTTTCCCCCTGACACCTTAATATCATACAAAATAAAAAAGCCCCGCGATGAGCGGGGCTTTTTTTCTACTAAGATTAATTACCTCTTGGCTCGGTATAATCGGCGCTGTCGCTGCCTGCGCTGCTGCCCATGAAATTGTCTACCATGCCCTGCATCATTGGAGGCAGTTGAGATTGTATAAATTCTTTGATCGTTTGAATCGATTTTACGGCTTGCTCCTGTGTAAGACCTGCACGTTCCATCAATAACTTTTCCAGTTGTTCCATTCGATAGTTGTTTTAGAGATTATGCTGCTTTAAGATAATCAAGTTTTGAATGCTCAAGCATCTGCCTTGCATAGTCCAGCGTCAGTTTGAACGTGCCATCGTGTTTTTCAGAAGGCAGGTCGAACATCGCATCTGTCAGTATCATTTCGCAGATAGCCCTCAGGCCACGGCCACCCAGCTTGTATTCAATGGCTTTTTCTACCATATACTCCAGCGCGGCGTCTTCTACTTCCAGCTTGATGCCCTCGTATTCGAACAGCTTGCCGTATTGTTTGATGAGCGCATTCTTCGGCTCGGTCAGGATACGTTTGAGTGCGTCCTTATCCAGCGGATTCAGGTACGTAACTATCGGCAGGCGGCCAAGCAACTCAGGTATCAAACCAAAACTGCGCAGATCCTGTGAGTTCACGTATTGCAGCAGGTTGGCCCTGTCTACTTCTTTCGCTGCGCGGATGGCGTTGTAACCGATAGACGAAGCCTGCACCCTGCGGGCGATCATCTTGTCGATACCTTCGAAAGCGCCGCCACAAATGAACAGGATGTTCTGTGTATTCACTTTTACCATCTTTTGCTCAGGGTGCTTGCGTCCGCCCTGTGGTGGCACCAGCACTTCCGAACCTTCCAGCAGTTTCAGCATAGCCTGCTGAACGCCTTCGCCGCTCACATCGCGGGTAATGGATGGGTTATCGCCTTTACGGCCAATTTTATCTATCTCATCGATATATACGATACCACGCTCAGCAGCAGCCACGTCAAAATTGCAGCTTTGCAACAAGCGGCTCAGGATGCTTTCCACGTCCTCGCCAACATAACCTGCTTCTGTAAACACCGTAGCGTCTACAATAGCGAACGGCACCTGCAACAGGCGGGCGATGCTTTTAGCCAGCAGGGTCTTACCCGTACCGGTCTCGCCTACCATAACGATGTTCGATTTTTCGATCTCAACATCGTCTACCACAGGCAACATCAGCCTTTTGTAGTGGTTGTATATAGCTACCGATAATATCTTTTTAGCGTCGTCCTGTCCTATTACATACTGGTCGAGGAATTCTTTTACTTCGCGGGGCTTGTAGACCTTGTGTTGCTTCAGGGTGTCCTGGTGGCTTTCTTTCTTCTTCTTATTGTCGTCACCTGTGGCCTCCTGCAACAGATGATGAGCGTTCTCTATGCATTGATCGCAGATATTACCCTTCATA is a genomic window containing:
- the clpX gene encoding ATP-dependent Clp protease ATP-binding subunit ClpX; this translates as MAKQTERKCSFCDRAESDVNILFTGMKGNICDQCIENAHHLLQEATGDDNKKKKESHQDTLKQHKVYKPREVKEFLDQYVIGQDDAKKILSVAIYNHYKRLMLPVVDDVEIEKSNIVMVGETGTGKTLLAKSIARLLQVPFAIVDATVFTEAGYVGEDVESILSRLLQSCNFDVAAAERGIVYIDEIDKIGRKGDNPSITRDVSGEGVQQAMLKLLEGSEVLVPPQGGRKHPEQKMVKVNTQNILFICGGAFEGIDKMIARRVQASSIGYNAIRAAKEVDRANLLQYVNSQDLRSFGLIPELLGRLPIVTYLNPLDKDALKRILTEPKNALIKQYGKLFEYEGIKLEVEDAALEYMVEKAIEYKLGGRGLRAICEMILTDAMFDLPSEKHDGTFKLTLDYARQMLEHSKLDYLKAA